In Carya illinoinensis cultivar Pawnee chromosome 10, C.illinoinensisPawnee_v1, whole genome shotgun sequence, one DNA window encodes the following:
- the LOC122278448 gene encoding probable LRR receptor-like serine/threonine-protein kinase At3g47570, whose translation MVLGVCLVFFSITRHKRNAKFSHDTNSMPLATWRRISHQELIRAIEGFNANNLLGEGSFGFVYKGTLLEGTTVAIKVLNLQVKGAFKSFHIECEVLRNIHLRNLVKIITACCNMDFKALVLEYMPNGNLNMWLYSENRCLNMQLQRLNILIDMATAVEYLHLGYAMPIVHCDLKPTNVLLDEDMVGNIANFDIAKLLGD comes from the coding sequence ATGGTACTTGGAGTGTGCCTTGTATTTTTCTCAATAACACGCCATAAGAGGAATGCTAAATTTTCACATGACACAAATTCAATGCCTTTAGCAACATGGAGGAGAATCTCACATCAAGAACTTATTCGAGCAATAGAAGGGTTCAATGCAAACAACTTACTTGGAGAAGGAAGTTTTGGGTTTGTTTACAAAGGAACACTCTTAGAAGGTACAACTGTTGctataaaagttttaaatttgcAAGTAAAGGGGGCATTCAAAAGCTTTCACATAGAATGTGAGGTATTACGCAATATTCATCTCCGGAATCTTGTCAAAATCATTACCGCTTGTTGTAACATGGACTTCAAAGCCTTGGTATTAGAATACATGCCTAATGGGAACCTAAACATGTGGTTGTACTCTGAAAACCGTTGCTTGAATATGCAGTTACAAAGGCTAAATATATTGATTGATATGGCAACAGCAGTAGAATACCTTCATCTTGGTTACGCAATGCCTATTGTTCATTGTGATCTGAAACCTACCAATGTCTTATTAGATGAAGATATGGTTGGAAATATCGCTAATTTTGACATCGCCAAACTCCTTGGTGATTGA
- the LOC122278449 gene encoding uncharacterized protein LOC122278449, whose amino-acid sequence MKQKYQGTTRVKHGNLQALRKEFEILHMKTGETVNEYFARTLTIANKMKANGEDKGSTAVVEKILRSMTPKFDYVVCSIEESKDIDTLSIDELQSSLIVHEQRMSSHVEEEQALKITHGDFSGGRGLGRGNYRGRGKGRGRNNRSFDKAIVECYNCHKLG is encoded by the coding sequence ATGAAGCAGAAATATCAAGGCACAACGCGAGTGAAACATGGAAACTTGCAAGCTCTTAGAAAGGAATTCGAAATTCTTCACATGAAAACTGGAGAAACTGTGAATGAATATTTTGCTCGCACTCTTACCATAGCCAACAAGATGAAAGCAAATGGAGAAGATAAGGGAAGTACTGCTGTTGTTGAAAAGATTTTAAGATCCATGActccaaaatttgattatgttGTATGTTCTATTGAGGAGTCTAAAGATATCGATACTTTAAGTATTGATGAGTTGCAGAGCAGTTTGATTGTCCATGAACAACGCATGAGTTCACATGTTGAAGAAGAGCAAGCTTTGAAGATCACTCATGGAGATTTCTCAGGAGGAAGAGGTCTTGGTCGTGGAAACTACAgaggaagaggaaaaggaagaggaCGCAACAACAGGTCTTTTGATAAGGCCATAGTGGAGTGTTACAACTGTCACAAGCTAGGATAA